A DNA window from Methanobacteriaceae archaeon contains the following coding sequences:
- a CDS encoding tetratricopeptide repeat protein: MKSKGAHYYIEKGIETWLDHKDYFEAINLFSRALEFEPHNPDAHLLRGAVYVDVGDLHRALKDYNKALEYNPENIGLFFDKGTVLFYLGEYHKAIRSYEKFLSKEPHDVDGLYFNGLAYHFIGDNENAQKLIDEALGLIETSDDLYPDLCNAKGEILFDQGDYQAAIGFFQKATESDPTSFIALYNTGRAYYEMGKLEEALQYIESALKIEPKEWDVLNYKGLILMDMGREEDAIQCFDKIIQLHPIYFPAWYNKGVTLRNLGRTEEALEHFEEAIKLLLDKKPGITKGMCLKL, from the coding sequence ATGAAATCCAAGGGTGCTCACTACTACATTGAAAAGGGGATAGAAACATGGTTAGACCATAAAGATTATTTTGAAGCAATCAACCTTTTTTCCAGGGCATTGGAATTCGAACCACATAATCCTGATGCTCATCTGTTGAGGGGGGCAGTATACGTTGATGTGGGGGATCTGCATCGAGCACTTAAAGATTACAATAAGGCATTAGAATACAACCCGGAAAATATCGGACTATTTTTTGATAAAGGAACAGTTCTGTTCTACCTGGGTGAGTATCATAAAGCTATTCGTTCTTATGAAAAATTTCTCTCAAAAGAACCCCATGATGTGGATGGTCTGTACTTTAATGGGTTAGCCTACCATTTCATAGGAGATAATGAAAATGCTCAAAAATTAATAGATGAAGCTCTGGGATTAATTGAAACCTCCGATGATCTTTACCCTGATCTGTGTAATGCCAAGGGGGAGATACTCTTTGACCAGGGAGATTACCAGGCTGCCATTGGATTCTTCCAAAAAGCAACAGAATCAGATCCCACATCCTTCATTGCTCTTTACAATACTGGTCGTGCCTACTATGAAATGGGAAAACTTGAAGAAGCACTGCAATATATCGAGTCTGCATTAAAAATTGAGCCTAAAGAATGGGATGTCCTTAATTATAAAGGACTTATACTGATGGATATGGGTAGGGAGGAAGATGCTATCCAATGTTTTGATAAAATCATCCAGTTACATCCCATATATTTCCCAGCATGGTATAACAAAGGAGTTACTCTCAGAAATCTGGGAAGAACTGAAGAAGCACTGGAACACTTTGAAGAAGCAATCAAACTCCTCTTAGATAAGAAACCGGGCATAACCAAGGGTATGTGTTTAAAACTTTAG
- the mcrD gene encoding methyl-coenzyme M reductase operon protein D — MGVEAQKTDIEIFPHRLLGCKTTEKLLTDLKDIDAVNRIVLHGRKMPPENGEEPRFITIKGEKIDLHIKTGRVLIEITTQEVEDPDEFHENVRNICRRHLPFGFNLTEGTFIRKQKTVSDKLKYGENLDQIPDQMVGLTDQNALMSERATTIKK, encoded by the coding sequence ATGGGTGTTGAAGCTCAAAAAACAGATATTGAAATATTTCCCCACAGATTGTTAGGTTGCAAGACCACGGAAAAACTATTAACTGACCTGAAGGATATTGATGCAGTTAACAGAATAGTTCTCCATGGGAGGAAAATGCCTCCAGAAAACGGAGAAGAACCTAGATTTATCACTATTAAAGGTGAAAAAATAGATTTACATATTAAAACAGGCCGGGTTCTAATTGAAATCACAACTCAGGAAGTAGAAGATCCAGATGAATTCCATGAAAATGTGAGGAATATATGTAGGCGACATTTACCCTTTGGATTCAACCTCACTGAAGGAACTTTCATCCGTAAACAGAAAACAGTCAGTGATAAACTAAAATATGGGGAGAATTTAGATCAAATTCCAGATCAGATGGTGGGATTAACTGATCAGAATGCTTTAATGAGTGAAAGAGCAACAACTATCAAGAAATAA
- the hmd gene encoding 5,10-methenyltetrahydromethanopterin hydrogenase — MKVAILGAGCYRTHAASGITNFSRACEVAEQVGKPEIAMTHSTIIMGAELMELAGVDEVVVADPVFDNDFKVIDDFAYEDVIAAHKENPESIMPQIREKVNQVAKDLPKPPKGAIHFTHPEDLGFEVTTDDNEAVQDADWVMTWFPKGDMQMGIIEKFADDLKEGAILTHACTVPTTMFKNIFDELSSPEMNVAPKVNVSSYHPGAVPEMKGQVYIAEGYANNESIDQLFNMGQKARANAFKLPAELLGPVCDMCSALTAITYAGILGYRDSVMDVLGAPAGFAQMMAKESLEQITALMNTAGIDHMEEKLDPGALLGTADSMNFGATGEILPTILEALEKRAQ, encoded by the coding sequence ATGAAAGTTGCAATATTAGGAGCCGGTTGTTACAGGACCCATGCTGCCAGCGGAATAACAAATTTCAGCCGAGCCTGTGAAGTAGCAGAACAAGTTGGAAAACCAGAAATAGCCATGACTCATTCAACCATAATTATGGGTGCAGAACTCATGGAACTGGCCGGAGTGGATGAAGTCGTTGTGGCTGACCCTGTATTTGACAATGACTTCAAGGTAATTGATGATTTTGCCTATGAAGATGTCATAGCAGCACACAAAGAAAACCCAGAATCTATAATGCCTCAGATAAGGGAAAAAGTAAACCAAGTGGCTAAAGATCTACCAAAACCACCAAAAGGTGCAATTCACTTCACACATCCTGAAGATTTAGGTTTCGAAGTTACCACAGATGACAACGAGGCTGTGCAGGATGCTGACTGGGTAATGACCTGGTTCCCTAAGGGTGACATGCAGATGGGAATCATAGAAAAATTCGCTGACGACCTCAAAGAGGGCGCAATATTAACTCATGCCTGTACTGTGCCCACCACCATGTTCAAAAATATATTCGATGAACTGAGCAGTCCAGAAATGAATGTGGCCCCTAAAGTTAATGTTTCATCATATCACCCTGGTGCAGTTCCAGAAATGAAAGGACAAGTCTACATTGCTGAAGGATACGCAAACAACGAATCAATAGACCAGCTATTTAACATGGGTCAAAAAGCAAGGGCAAATGCATTCAAATTACCTGCTGAACTTTTAGGTCCAGTTTGTGATATGTGTTCTGCTTTAACTGCCATCACCTATGCCGGAATATTAGGTTACCGAGACTCAGTGATGGATGTACTGGGAGCTCCTGCAGGATTCGCCCAGATGATGGCCAAAGAATCCTTGGAACAGATCACAGCCCTTATGAACACTGCTGGAATCGACCACATGGAAGAAAAACTGGACCCAGGAGCATTACTGGGAACCGCAGATTCCATGAACTTCGGAGCCACAGGAGAAATATTACCAACCATTTTAGAAGCTTTAGAGAAAAGGGCACAATAA
- a CDS encoding metallophosphoesterase: MYFIEPHWIETKTIIIESDQIPAQFDGKKIVLLTDIHAGPNFRQDQIDNLVNQVNALKPDLVLLGGDYVDGDPEYINSTFSSLSQLKAPLGVYAVLGNKDPQYYTLEAIPKYGITYIGNKGTWIQENGARIRLGGVGDYNNGAHIQSATTSVVTPQDFVILLTHNPDYFPQVNKSKVDLVLSGHTHGGQVTFFGLFAPTTHSDYDNKYRTGVIKEKNSTLIVSNGLGTTIFPLRFFARPQIIVVELEKKG; this comes from the coding sequence ATGTATTTCATAGAGCCTCACTGGATCGAAACCAAAACGATAATCATTGAATCTGACCAGATACCAGCCCAGTTCGATGGTAAAAAAATTGTTCTCCTAACTGATATTCACGCCGGACCTAATTTTAGGCAGGATCAGATTGATAATCTGGTTAATCAGGTTAATGCCCTGAAACCGGACCTTGTACTGCTGGGAGGGGATTATGTGGATGGTGATCCTGAATACATAAATTCAACATTTAGTTCATTATCCCAATTAAAAGCACCTCTGGGTGTTTACGCAGTTTTGGGAAACAAAGACCCCCAGTATTACACCCTGGAAGCCATTCCTAAATATGGAATCACCTATATAGGGAACAAAGGAACCTGGATCCAAGAAAATGGTGCCCGGATCCGTCTGGGTGGAGTGGGAGACTACAACAATGGAGCCCATATCCAGAGTGCCACCACTTCAGTGGTCACTCCCCAGGACTTTGTGATCTTACTTACCCACAACCCGGATTACTTTCCCCAGGTGAATAAATCCAAGGTTGACCTAGTTTTATCCGGCCATACCCATGGAGGGCAGGTGACCTTTTTCGGACTTTTCGCACCAACAACACATTCAGATTATGATAATAAATACAGAACAGGCGTTATAAAAGAGAAAAACAGTACCTTAATCGTGAGTAATGGTCTGGGCACCACCATATTCCCCTTAAGGTTTTTTGCAAGACCCCAGATCATCGTGGTGGAACTTGAAAAGAAGGGATAG
- a CDS encoding hydrogenase iron-sulfur subunit, with protein sequence MSEDDTKIVGFCCNWCCYGGADTAGTARMQYPPNVRILRVMCSGRINPSMVLKAFKEGADGVFVGSCHMGDCHYDAGNYKWNRRAKMVEDLLPEFGIDKERFRFEWISASEGEKFQKTMREFTDTIKSKGPLKRSLPKLTAPAKTAAKA encoded by the coding sequence ATGTCAGAAGATGATACAAAAATCGTGGGATTTTGTTGTAACTGGTGTTGTTATGGAGGTGCAGACACTGCAGGTACTGCACGGATGCAGTACCCACCCAATGTTAGAATTTTAAGGGTGATGTGCTCTGGTAGAATCAACCCATCAATGGTGCTTAAAGCTTTCAAAGAAGGGGCAGATGGTGTTTTTGTAGGTAGTTGTCATATGGGGGACTGCCACTACGATGCAGGGAATTATAAATGGAACCGAAGGGCTAAAATGGTTGAAGACCTTCTACCGGAATTTGGTATAGACAAAGAAAGGTTCAGATTTGAATGGATATCCGCTTCCGAAGGAGAGAAGTTCCAAAAAACCATGCGGGAATTTACAGATACCATCAAATCTAAAGGACCCCTAAAAAGATCCCTGCCAAAACTAACTGCCCCTGCAAAAACTGCAGCAAAAGCTTAA
- a CDS encoding pilus assembly protein produces MITSNTNVDISINKIKMIRPNTNPRSCNLNLNVDWSIEYIKSDEGNMEYVCTLKSIGEMPLQFAVQGILECKKQVEDLEKRSHEISPLILEKCMKTMMNLINITKNDVITIKTVPEVYLNCVYDDFKN; encoded by the coding sequence ATGATAACTAGTAATACAAATGTGGATATTTCCATAAACAAGATCAAAATGATCCGGCCCAATACAAATCCTCGTAGCTGTAATCTTAATTTGAACGTGGATTGGAGTATTGAATACATCAAATCAGATGAAGGAAACATGGAATATGTTTGCACCCTCAAATCGATAGGTGAAATGCCACTTCAATTCGCAGTCCAGGGTATTTTAGAATGCAAAAAGCAAGTTGAGGATTTGGAGAAAAGGTCCCATGAAATTTCCCCATTAATTCTGGAAAAATGTATGAAAACCATGATGAACCTGATAAACATTACCAAAAATGACGTAATCACCATTAAAACCGTTCCTGAAGTATATTTAAACTGTGTTTACGACGATTTCAAGAATTAA
- the hmdC gene encoding 5,10-methenyltetrahydromethanopterin hydrogenase cofactor biosynthesis protein HmdC: MHDIIKDAVGDMDSALELSKSDKNVLDVVDAVSELSTPEATQLGMNFKKFPLGCDLTEIVVGTCASDISKDDLLGNCILSDMIGASIHVCAYAFADIAEKEGMRGIDVLQEVRETTDVPLDLDHFGRFGAMRFPREIVKCPGQCYFEGPPFEGCPRDRIHARLLDKEESALDERDDWIKCSSSVAINLTSAQGGEGHAAPVEEAEEIAQLAKKYGKGVEAIMFIGDGYDDLITGFEKALQLGVDVFVLEGGPFNQSNDRLESFAKAVAMARILVPGKIVATNGAYEDECRVGLRAGLNAIITGFPKNHHGYMCGYSPGTAKKGNFGLPRVIKIIREELKPSLTRVPIQRDELEALARAIKVVGPENVYPQKIGEFPIGDAHWAVVPSSPLYEKVKVKRTIQSVHESLTGSSAALLGGRFVSWALAKELSQDMDEIIISDKDPWVEKVTVDILNEQLPSTIIGASTDDIKASQNAEHTIITSTIPELVTQISRKLDESITLI; the protein is encoded by the coding sequence GTGCACGATATAATCAAAGATGCAGTAGGTGACATGGATTCAGCTCTTGAACTCAGTAAATCAGATAAAAATGTCCTGGATGTGGTGGATGCAGTCAGTGAATTATCAACTCCCGAAGCCACACAACTGGGAATGAATTTCAAAAAATTCCCTCTGGGATGCGATCTTACCGAGATAGTGGTGGGTACCTGTGCATCAGACATAAGTAAGGATGATTTGCTGGGAAACTGTATTCTATCTGATATGATCGGTGCTTCAATTCATGTGTGTGCCTATGCATTTGCAGATATCGCAGAAAAAGAGGGTATGAGGGGTATTGATGTTCTCCAGGAGGTTCGGGAGACCACAGATGTGCCCCTGGATTTGGATCACTTTGGAAGGTTCGGAGCCATGCGCTTCCCCAGGGAGATAGTTAAATGCCCTGGTCAGTGCTACTTTGAAGGTCCTCCATTTGAGGGATGCCCCCGGGACCGTATTCATGCCCGACTGCTGGATAAAGAGGAATCAGCTTTAGATGAAAGGGATGATTGGATTAAATGCTCTTCATCAGTGGCCATAAACCTAACCAGTGCCCAGGGTGGAGAGGGACATGCTGCACCCGTGGAAGAGGCTGAAGAGATTGCTCAGCTGGCCAAAAAATATGGTAAAGGAGTGGAGGCCATCATGTTCATTGGTGATGGTTACGATGATCTTATCACCGGTTTTGAGAAAGCCTTACAACTGGGAGTGGATGTTTTTGTACTGGAGGGAGGTCCCTTTAACCAGTCAAATGACCGTCTGGAATCCTTTGCCAAGGCAGTGGCTATGGCCCGTATTCTGGTGCCAGGTAAGATCGTGGCCACCAATGGTGCCTATGAAGATGAATGCCGGGTGGGACTGCGTGCTGGTCTTAATGCCATTATCACTGGTTTTCCCAAAAACCATCATGGTTACATGTGTGGTTACAGTCCCGGAACTGCCAAAAAAGGCAATTTTGGACTTCCCCGTGTGATAAAGATCATTAGAGAAGAACTGAAGCCGTCGTTGACCAGAGTACCCATCCAGAGGGATGAACTGGAAGCACTGGCCCGTGCCATTAAAGTGGTGGGGCCGGAGAATGTTTATCCCCAGAAGATAGGTGAATTCCCCATTGGTGATGCTCACTGGGCAGTGGTTCCATCATCGCCTCTTTATGAGAAAGTGAAGGTTAAAAGAACCATTCAGAGTGTTCATGAAAGTTTGACTGGTAGTAGTGCTGCACTGCTTGGGGGAAGATTCGTTTCATGGGCTTTGGCTAAAGAACTGAGTCAAGATATGGATGAGATCATCATCAGTGATAAGGATCCTTGGGTGGAGAAGGTAACTGTGGATATCTTAAATGAACAACTACCATCCACCATCATTGGAGCCTCCACAGATGATATAAAAGCATCCCAAAATGCGGAACACACTATTATTACTTCCACCATCCCCGAACTGGTTACCCAGATATCCCGGAAGCTGGACGAATCCATTACCCTAATTTGA
- a CDS encoding Coenzyme F420 hydrogenase/dehydrogenase, beta subunit C-terminal domain has product MESQFLLAKAKDEEIAKRGECGGAVSALFKYLLDQELVDGVLTLSRGDDVYDGIPILVEDSEDIVETCGSLHCAPTMFGDLISKHLNDIRLAVSVKPCDAMAIKELEKRHQINPDTIYKIGLNCGGTVMPITARRMIEMFYDVDPADVVAEEIDKGKFIIELADGTHKSVEIDELEEKGFGRRGNCQRCELKIPRNADMACGNWGAEPGWTFIEVVTEKGKDLVENARQNGYIEVKTPSEKAMVIREKIEGVMIKLARKFQDKYLEENYPDQENWDEYWNRCIKCYACRDVCPLCFCKDCDLEKDFYADEKEIAPDPLTFQGVRLSHMSFSCVNCGQCEDVCPMEIPLARIFHRMQKKYQDETGFVAGVSEELPPLYSPEKE; this is encoded by the coding sequence ATGGAATCACAATTTTTACTTGCCAAAGCAAAGGATGAAGAAATAGCCAAGAGAGGAGAATGTGGAGGTGCTGTAAGTGCCTTATTCAAATATTTGTTAGATCAGGAACTGGTTGATGGTGTGCTTACTTTAAGTAGAGGGGATGATGTATATGATGGTATTCCCATCCTGGTTGAAGATTCAGAGGACATAGTTGAAACCTGCGGTTCCCTGCACTGCGCACCAACCATGTTTGGGGATTTGATAAGCAAACATCTAAATGATATCAGATTGGCAGTCAGTGTTAAACCCTGCGATGCCATGGCCATAAAAGAACTGGAAAAAAGGCATCAGATAAACCCGGACACCATTTACAAAATAGGGCTTAACTGTGGAGGTACAGTGATGCCCATAACCGCACGCAGAATGATAGAGATGTTCTATGATGTGGACCCGGCAGATGTAGTGGCAGAAGAAATTGATAAAGGGAAATTCATCATCGAACTGGCTGATGGTACACATAAATCTGTGGAAATCGATGAACTGGAAGAAAAAGGATTTGGAAGACGTGGCAACTGTCAAAGATGCGAACTGAAAATCCCACGCAATGCGGATATGGCCTGTGGTAACTGGGGGGCAGAACCGGGTTGGACCTTCATAGAAGTAGTAACCGAGAAAGGAAAGGATCTGGTGGAAAATGCTAGACAGAATGGATATATAGAAGTTAAGACTCCTTCTGAAAAGGCAATGGTTATAAGGGAAAAAATAGAGGGAGTTATGATTAAATTAGCCCGTAAATTCCAGGATAAATATCTGGAGGAAAATTATCCTGATCAAGAAAACTGGGATGAATACTGGAACCGTTGCATAAAGTGCTATGCCTGTCGGGATGTTTGTCCTTTATGTTTCTGCAAGGATTGCGATCTGGAAAAAGATTTCTATGCAGATGAAAAAGAAATAGCACCTGATCCTCTCACCTTCCAGGGAGTCAGACTGTCCCATATGAGCTTCAGCTGTGTTAACTGTGGACAGTGCGAAGATGTGTGTCCCATGGAGATTCCTCTGGCTCGCATATTCCATAGAATGCAGAAAAAATACCAGGATGAAACTGGATTCGTAGCTGGTGTGAGTGAAGAATTGCCACCACTTTACAGTCCAGAAAAGGAATAA
- a CDS encoding DUF3236 domain-containing protein — translation MNFEESVKNAYQESINDERFGDTEDELIALRNHIRSCKRIVVPNKNTVKTSAINEVLIKFNLPSAEHMCIHTNSADLSRTPAITKALLALDICDCDLVIARGRLGVPGSGSLLVIMDKKGRILSAATSPSHILHGKDVRDAVKDEITEALLRIGFSVVE, via the coding sequence ATGAACTTCGAAGAATCTGTTAAAAACGCCTATCAGGAATCCATTAATGATGAACGCTTCGGAGACACAGAAGACGAATTAATTGCCCTTCGCAATCATATCAGATCCTGTAAAAGGATTGTGGTTCCTAACAAAAACACGGTGAAAACTTCCGCCATAAACGAAGTTTTAATAAAATTTAATTTACCCAGTGCCGAGCACATGTGCATTCACACCAACTCTGCAGACCTATCACGAACTCCTGCAATTACCAAAGCCTTACTGGCCCTTGATATATGTGACTGTGACCTGGTCATTGCCAGGGGACGGCTGGGAGTACCAGGTTCCGGATCATTACTGGTAATAATGGATAAAAAGGGCAGGATATTATCCGCTGCCACTTCACCATCTCATATCCTTCATGGTAAAGATGTACGGGATGCAGTAAAAGATGAAATAACTGAGGCACTTTTGAGAATCGGTTTTTCGGTGGTGGAATGA
- the bioB gene encoding biotin synthase BioB, with translation MIKKIISKALAEKELKKDEVLELFQTRPSEDLTRIFEAASQIRDSNSRMIKLTSTVHLTNVCTITPKCKYCGFAAKTSSEGYYHSFSKTEEEISMAVQSIEKAGIPRVSCSGAHGYKGQHAVRAARIVKENTNLELLVNVGSDLNQESIKKLADYQTDTVCCNLETINLKLFNHLKPGERLKDRLMTCKMVNDIGLELSSGLLIGIGESYLDRVNHLFFLKEFNTLGEVPIMGFNPYLETPMENHPPCSLIEQMKTVAITRLIFNNLRITVPTPTIGPENVKYSLMAGADNVATVIPDNYPLDVKGVGSPTFGNLKEVVKTIKELGLNPQINEILCPVKEVGIT, from the coding sequence TTGATAAAAAAAATTATCAGCAAAGCTTTAGCTGAAAAAGAACTAAAAAAAGATGAAGTTTTGGAATTGTTCCAAACAAGACCTTCTGAGGATCTTACCAGAATTTTTGAAGCTGCCAGTCAAATCCGGGACTCAAATAGTCGTATGATTAAATTAACCTCCACTGTACATTTAACCAATGTGTGCACCATAACCCCTAAATGTAAATATTGTGGTTTTGCAGCTAAAACATCTTCGGAAGGGTATTATCATTCTTTTTCAAAAACTGAAGAAGAAATTTCCATGGCTGTTCAATCAATTGAAAAGGCAGGAATTCCACGTGTCAGTTGTTCCGGAGCCCATGGATATAAAGGTCAGCATGCTGTTCGCGCTGCCAGAATTGTGAAAGAAAACACCAACCTTGAATTACTGGTAAATGTCGGCTCAGATCTGAATCAGGAATCCATAAAAAAACTGGCAGATTACCAAACCGACACAGTATGCTGTAATTTGGAAACTATAAATTTAAAACTCTTCAATCATCTGAAACCTGGAGAAAGACTTAAAGACAGATTAATGACATGTAAAATGGTTAACGATATTGGTTTGGAGTTATCATCGGGTTTGTTAATTGGTATAGGTGAATCCTACTTGGATCGGGTGAATCATCTCTTCTTCCTAAAGGAATTCAACACACTGGGTGAAGTACCCATTATGGGATTCAACCCCTACCTGGAGACTCCCATGGAAAATCATCCTCCGTGTTCCCTAATTGAGCAAATGAAGACTGTTGCCATTACCAGATTGATCTTCAATAACCTGAGAATCACAGTTCCCACACCCACAATTGGTCCAGAAAATGTGAAGTATTCCCTGATGGCAGGGGCGGATAATGTGGCAACAGTTATACCAGATAACTATCCCCTGGATGTTAAAGGAGTGGGTTCTCCCACATTTGGAAACCTTAAAGAAGTCGTAAAGACCATTAAGGAGCTCGGACTCAACCCTCAAATAAATGAAATCCTCTGCCCGGTTAAGGAAGTGGGGATAACTTAA
- a CDS encoding molybdopterin-dependent oxidoreductase yields MFKVAHTICPSCSVGCGVNLIIKDQEAVGTYPYKRHPINEGKNCKKGRDSFKMLGENRLKNPLIKKGGLEKASWEEALYLAASQFKSYENHEIGIIASGNCTNQEYEILKKFSEKLKIENIGYNSPNSTTFDLETATLSDVENSNFILIMGDILKENPLIGRRVILAKDDGAEIITLDYPEKTLTSINSEKYLQIQASTSIMEQIDSDILNKLDQSSTVLIGKLEDKNEFNKVLKFFQQSNAKILPVLEDCNGRGAMNILPALGEDDLKGMVEKVKLLYVLGDDPVSYMEDYLKNVDFIITQGYFVNETVLMSDLVLPGSCWAEKSGSFTNTTGEIQKFKKIVATPGNAMDDVKIIHKIADKLGLDL; encoded by the coding sequence ATGTTCAAAGTTGCACATACCATTTGCCCCTCCTGCAGTGTAGGATGCGGCGTGAACCTGATAATTAAAGACCAAGAAGCTGTAGGAACCTATCCATATAAAAGACATCCCATAAACGAAGGAAAAAACTGTAAAAAAGGAAGAGATTCCTTTAAAATGCTAGGCGAAAACCGTCTGAAGAATCCTTTAATAAAAAAAGGTGGTCTTGAAAAGGCAAGCTGGGAAGAGGCTCTTTATCTGGCTGCTTCCCAATTTAAATCCTATGAGAATCATGAAATAGGAATTATTGCCTCAGGAAATTGCACCAACCAGGAATATGAAATACTGAAAAAGTTCTCAGAAAAACTGAAAATTGAAAATATTGGATACAATTCCCCAAACAGCACCACCTTTGACCTGGAAACAGCCACCCTAAGCGATGTGGAAAACTCCAATTTCATCCTGATTATGGGAGACATTTTAAAAGAAAACCCTTTAATTGGAAGAAGAGTTATTTTAGCCAAAGATGATGGAGCAGAAATAATAACACTTGATTATCCTGAAAAAACACTCACCAGCATCAACTCGGAAAAATATCTACAGATTCAAGCTTCAACATCAATTATGGAACAAATAGACAGTGACATTCTGAATAAATTAGACCAATCTTCCACAGTCCTTATTGGGAAATTAGAAGATAAAAATGAGTTTAATAAGGTTTTAAAATTTTTCCAACAGTCTAATGCTAAGATTCTGCCAGTTCTGGAAGACTGTAATGGAAGAGGAGCTATGAACATTCTCCCTGCTTTAGGGGAAGATGATCTAAAGGGAATGGTGGAAAAAGTAAAACTTTTATACGTATTGGGAGATGATCCAGTTTCTTACATGGAAGACTACCTGAAAAATGTTGATTTTATAATTACACAGGGTTATTTCGTTAATGAAACGGTTTTGATGTCTGATCTGGTACTTCCAGGATCTTGCTGGGCAGAAAAGTCAGGATCTTTCACCAATACCACCGGAGAAATTCAAAAATTCAAAAAAATCGTCGCAACTCCAGGAAATGCTATGGATGATGTGAAGATTATCCATAAAATTGCAGATAAATTGGGACTGGATTTATAG
- a CDS encoding H(2)-dependent methylenetetrahydromethanopterin dehydrogenase-related protein — protein MKIAVYGAGNQDLYVNQLKLPEKYGGTPPYGGSRMAMEFSNAGHQVYLAEPDEKMFPSNMWKIVEDAGVTVTSDDAEAARNAEVAILFTPFGKPTFKIAKNIISHLPDEGVIANTCTVSPLVLYYVLEVEIKRKRKDVGICSMHPAAVPGTPQHGHYVIGGHTTNDLDLATAEQIQKCVDLVKSCQKDAYIVPADVSSAVADMGSLVTAVTLSGVLDYYQVGTKIIKAPKEMVEKQILMTLQTMASLVESSGVEGLLKAMDPELLVKSASSMHLLEEQKELDSALETLSHLDPELMQNAKDAEIKPTNLVAAQALSNELLALMGERASEGTIRRCMRKMFE, from the coding sequence ATGAAAATTGCAGTTTATGGTGCTGGAAATCAGGACCTTTACGTGAATCAGCTGAAACTACCTGAAAAGTATGGGGGAACCCCACCATATGGGGGTAGCAGAATGGCTATGGAGTTTTCAAATGCAGGCCATCAGGTTTACCTTGCTGAACCTGATGAGAAGATGTTTCCCTCCAATATGTGGAAGATAGTGGAAGATGCTGGGGTTACAGTTACTTCTGATGATGCTGAAGCGGCCAGAAACGCAGAAGTAGCCATCCTTTTCACACCCTTCGGAAAACCCACATTCAAAATTGCTAAAAATATCATATCCCACCTCCCTGACGAAGGGGTGATTGCCAACACCTGTACTGTATCTCCCCTGGTACTCTACTATGTACTGGAGGTTGAAATAAAAAGAAAAAGGAAAGATGTTGGAATCTGTTCCATGCACCCGGCAGCAGTTCCAGGAACTCCACAACACGGACATTACGTGATTGGAGGGCACACCACCAATGATCTGGACCTGGCAACTGCAGAGCAGATCCAGAAATGTGTTGATCTGGTTAAAAGCTGCCAGAAAGATGCCTACATTGTACCAGCTGATGTTTCATCGGCAGTGGCAGATATGGGATCCCTGGTAACTGCGGTGACACTTTCTGGTGTTCTGGATTATTATCAGGTTGGAACCAAGATCATTAAAGCTCCGAAGGAGATGGTTGAAAAACAGATACTAATGACCCTGCAGACCATGGCCTCCCTGGTGGAGTCTTCCGGAGTTGAGGGGCTCTTAAAGGCCATGGATCCAGAGTTACTGGTGAAAAGCGCCAGTTCTATGCACCTTTTAGAAGAACAGAAAGAATTAGATTCTGCTTTAGAAACCCTTTCCCATCTGGATCCGGAGCTGATGCAGAATGCTAAGGATGCAGAAATAAAACCAACCAACCTGGTAGCTGCTCAAGCATTATCCAATGAATTACTGGCCCTTATGGGAGAACGTGCATCCGAAGGCACTATCAGAAGGTGCATGCGTAAGATGTTTGAGTGA